Proteins encoded within one genomic window of Spodoptera frugiperda isolate SF20-4 chromosome 7, AGI-APGP_CSIRO_Sfru_2.0, whole genome shotgun sequence:
- the LOC118266344 gene encoding protein arginine N-methyltransferase 6, with the protein MEVDSEQYFSSYEDLDIHKLMLEDEPRTLAYKNAILNNKEYFKDKIVMDVGCGTGILSIFCAQAGAKKVFAVEASNLANLAKEIVKENNFENVIEVIHSRVEDVELPNYMKVDAIVSEWMGFYLLHEGMLDSVLYARDRFLKDGGEIFPESAAIYIAPCSVPSMYNQWDNVYGVSMKSFSKELRASKGSKPEILTIKPEDLLGTEVALCWVNLREDESHDLNSYSIEHVVGASKNGFYQGLCIWFECNFPELPNSTGDSRTVLDTSPQSPATHWKQTVIVLPDQLEVEEGEPIAFQLEMTRADATSRRYNLLMTMLDPETIEHPLPCSCHMTTCILAKTFMKQQAEHAIAQKKEEEASVLVDEEINDDDDD; encoded by the exons atggaagTAGATTCTGAACAATATTTCTCGAGCTACGAAGACTTGGAt ATACACAAGTTAATGCTTGAAGATGAACCGAGAACTTTAGCTTATAAGAATGCAATTTTAAACAACAAAGAATACTTCAAAGACAAAATTGTTATGGATGTTGGTTGTGGCACTGGCATTTTGTCAATATTCTGTGCTCAGGCTGGCGCGAAAAAAGTATTTGCTGTAGAAGCCAGCAATTTAGCGAACTTAGCTAAAGAAATAGTGaaggaaaataattttgaaaatgttattgAA GTAATCCACAGTAGAGTAGAAGATGTAGAACTACCAAACTACATGAAGGTAGATGCTATAGTATCAGAGTGGATGGGGTTCTACCTACTCCACGAGGGTATGCTGGACTCCGTCCTGTACGCTAGAGACAGGTTCCTCAAGGATGGAggggaaatattccctgagagTGCTGCTATTTATATTGCACCATGTAG TGTGCCCTCTATGTACAACCAATGGGACAATGTATATGGAGTGTCAATGAAGTCTTTCTCCAAAGAGCTCCGAGCTAGTAAAGGCAGCAAGCCAGAAATCTTAACAATAAAGCCGGAAGATCTACTGGGCACTGAAGTGGCACTCTGTTGGGTCAATCTGAGAGAAGATGAGTCACATGACTTAAATTCTTACAGCATAGAACATGTTGTtg GTGCAAGCAAGAACGGTTTCTACCAAGGCCTCTGCATATGGTTCGAGTGTAATTTCCCCGAGCTTCCAAATAGTACAGGAGACAGTCGCACGGTTCTGGACACAAGTCCACAGAGCCCGGCTACTCATTGGAAGCAGACCGTCATAGTGTTGCCGGATCAGCTCGAAGTGGAGGAAGGGGAACCTATTGCCTTCCAGTTGGAAATGACTAGAGCTGATGCTACTAGTagaag ATACAACCTCCTAATGACGATGTTGGATCCCGAAACGATAGAGCACCCTCTTCCCTGCTCCTGCCACATGACCACTTGTATATTAGCCAAAACCTTTATGAAGCAACAGGCTGAACACGCCATTGCtcaaaagaaagaagaagaagcGTCTGTTCTAGTTGACGAAGAGATTaacgacgatgatgatgattaa
- the LOC118266504 gene encoding gamma-tubulin complex component 4 translates to MIHDALLILWDCSHAVEKQKEVVTYANQGDPEIFARITDVAKSHHKIQHFVEATGFRSRKSNMGLKLCGLYSQALSEGFSEVLQSYKKDLMEVEGLVIGNHNYTLSFVYSYVEKYRGLFNTLNKIISTIEQRKLTGCQILSLLHQYILNGSEKVREAILRIFSCVNKVFVNQLCTWLLYGELKDPYHEFFILNNQVQDPSDTFLSCPSSTNTCEKSLVSTLQDTTLECGYTLNTSMIPYFVPLSLAQEILFIGKTIILFGFDPKKEKKNSSFVASRTLMPLQKCGVESRRFTIWEDKEAEFHEKLQKLKDPEVFEVCNLRGVIREIKECVTRHLWTVAVEEAQLIHELKLMKDFYLLGRGELFLELLRLTAHMLDKPTARTSTRDMNHAFQLAARAVLLSNSADIEKFSFELPYVKPNVSANTSIEDDSSTVADGWSSIILKYDFKWPLHLLFTPEVLARYNDMFRLLLRIKKTQHDLHALWKTYKQSTSFKMCQLHNKLMFLMDNLQHYMQADVLETNFSRLMDAVNKTNDFEKLKKAHANFLADVLSQSFLTVTSSGESDSSDLTDSLNNPVFCNIMELLKLCHSFCGMNDTVDDKEAEDYYIKGYSDRFSKLVKQLMQLLVSLRDRPCGVYLARLLMRLDYNRWLSGEAQLTQSVTNMLRY, encoded by the exons ATGATTCACGACGCGCTTTTAATCCTATGGGATTGCTCACATGCTGTAGAAAAACAG AAAGAAGTTGTAACATACGCCAACCAAGGAGACCCAGAAATATTTGCCAGAATAACTGATGTAGCCAAGAGTCACCATAAAATCCAACATTTTGTTGAAGCCACTGGATTCCGCTCCAGAAAGTCTAATATGG GTCTCAAGCTATGTGGCCTATACTCTCAAGCTCTCAGCGAGGGCTTTTCAGAAGTTCTACAGTCATACAAAAAAGACCTAATGGAGGTGGAAGGCTTAGTAATTGGGAACCATAACTACACTTTATCATTTGTATACAGCTACGTAGAGAAGTACCGCGGACTgtttaacactttaaataagATTATTTCTACAATTGAGCAACGGAAACTAACTGGTTGCCAGATATTGAGCTTACTGCACCAGTACATTTTGAATGGCAGTGAAAAAGTTCGAGAAGCAATTTTGAG AATATTTTCCTGTGTGAACAAAGTATTTGTGAATCAATTGTGCACCTGGCTCCTGTACGGAGAACTGAAGGATCCGTACCATGAGTTCTTTATACTGAACAATCAGGTGCAAGACCCTTCAGATACATTTCTGTCTTGCCCGTCCTCCACTAATACGTGTGAGAAATCCCTTGTTTCTACT cTTCAAGACACGACCCTGGAATGTGGATATACTCTCAACACCAGTATGATTCCATACTTTGTGCCTCTGTCCCTTGCACAGGAGATTTTGTTCATAGGCAAAACTATTATATTGTTTGGCTTTGATCCTAAAAAAGAGAAGAAGAATAGCTCTTTTGTTGCTAGCCGGACTTTGATGCCTTTGCAGAAGTGTGGGGTGGAATCTAGAAG ATTTACAATTTGGGAAGACAAGGAAGCAGAATTTCATGAGAAGTTGCAGAAACTCAAGGACCCAGAAGTGTTTGAAGTTTGCAATCTGAGAGGAGTTATCAGGGAGATAAAGGAATGTGTCACTAGG CACCTCTGGACAGTGGCAGTAGAGGAAGCGCAATTGATACACGAACTGAAACTGATGAAAGACTTCTACCTGCTCGGTCGAGGGGAACTGTTCCTGGAGTTGCTGCGGCTCACGGCCCACATGCTCGACAAGCCTACCGCCAGGACTTCTACTAGAG ATATGAACCACGCGTTCCAGTTGGCAGCAAGAGCGGTGTTGCTCAGTAACAGTGCGGATATTGAGAAGTTTAGCTTCGAGCTGCCGTACGTGAAGCCCAACGTGTCGGCTAACACGAGCATTGAGGACGATAGTAGCACTG TGGCAGACGGCTGGTCCAGTATAATTCTGAAGTATGACTTCAAATGGCCCCTACACCTCTTGTTCACGCCAGAAGTACTAGCTCGGTACAACGACATGTTCCGCCTTTTACTGAGAATCAAGAAGACACAACATGACCTGCATGCGCTTTGGAAAACGTATAAACAGTCTACAAG CTTCAAAATGTGCCAACTACACAACAAATTGATGTTCCTGATGGACAATCTCCAACACTACATGCAAGCAGACGTACTGGAGACCAACTTCTCCCGCCTCATGGACGCCGTGAACAAAACCAACGACTTTGAGAAGCTTAAGAAGGCACACGCTAACTTCCTAGCTGATGTGCTCAGCCAGTCGTTTCTTACTGTTACTTCT tcgGGTGAGAGTGACAGTTCAGACCTGACGGACTCGCTGAACAATCCAGTGTTCTGCAATATCATGGAGCTGCTGAAGCTGTGTCACTCGTTCTGCGGGATGAACGACACGGTCGATGACAAGGAGGCCGAGGACTATTACATCAAGGGATATTCTGATCG attCAGCAAGCTAGTGAAACAATTAATGCAGTTACTAGTCTCTCTCCGCGACCGTCCGTGTGGTGTGTACCTCGCGAGACTTCTAATGAGACTGGACTACAATCGGTGGCTAAGCGGAGAAGCGCAGTTGACGCAATCTGTCACCAATATGCTGCGGTACTAG
- the LOC118266437 gene encoding uncharacterized protein LOC118266437, giving the protein MAESCRFGNHNIESKTSNNHDENFCIIHVLCVFISLVTILADLTTDVIVFAEYCKDGHFYWAFGTLIFIVTPNILINIFSIRWFVTDQKSSLRHWITHICLVGLLERYIIFLRKVFVCKNLESIKTHKLISQRNDLSLLHFLYIFIGTVPQIILQTYAIVTLDENYYTKVFALTASIASVIWGCATYIYSITAFSSENFSWYSILLKLIWHFGMLIGRIPGILLFAVIFGIWTLIPLGLHWFAMTFWIVVQKTTFCPNKLEETLYNVVMGFVYCFCYINLREGHTRYRLMLFYTLMISQNFGSLFLYVLISDTERQKKSWSIAAAICIIFGTIVGILSMILYYRYFHSTGPISWKNDDIELNNKVAVQESNNKRDQGTGLNHVRSFKSSRKNEESDPSSSKEVSTEQAQRQESDNADKKFLLEHWIARSGTPTFTSAPIGNNSLEASSIEFYTVENTPQSILQEEDYKHKNNKKRAICSPTELTLKLSSMENLESSIDEITSSNLNLHKRRGICSSDALRDNLTNVNLDVCNLVNEEFMKMLKTDSSVISHDTDGSNKKTSSDSIDMDLDLSFSDINSSDINTFNENIVQKLCLSALKNIKVGNQDADIENIQRIALDILKEMYAKKDKNKVGIGTDLFPSKPRELDTPTEILSVHDYENICAVNIAREAWGLRSWNGYSDIENWLHDGSVVRDRRRDTLTSGSSEISSCVSQELKNAILAAPPFPKKPHTYSNVFVKFDRTNQDDYANTLVSHDDTFLAKPCIADVSKDPNHLEPIMEELDDLGDIDPSNKKRLNSESSLVATIDEIRKSTATNSPRNLYYRREHLWDSPQFNTSTKIDLKQALWKEPSKFDSSNIMEALPEKENSMSIAQRTKFDTIKKELNVSNVSSTSTESPTGEIVTVYNKNTRRRQKSNSSNIKVQSKKINTKPEQNRHDLSNKDIDFLWQLVSESSVPSNSTEDCSSNKISTSLQSLIQKDTAMPVVNTPTSKISNVKKGARSRPRRKFSILRERFEPRLNLNSDEEILYRSCEINQPQTDSGVVKVKNQFDVDQEIRTIPRKQNYDNSSFETNEFPPSTAGCDLIMSKNIKEKRSLFMKQVLSPPKFNTKLRHKV; this is encoded by the exons ATGGCGGAGTCTTGTAGATTCGGAAACCATAACATAGAAAGTAAAACATCAAACAATCACGATGAAAACTTTTGTATAATACATGTTTTGTGTGTATTTATATCACTTGTAACGATATTAGCAGACTTGACGACAG ATGTGATCGTTTTCGCCGAATACTGTAAAGATGGACATTTTTACTGGGCATTCGGcacattaatttttatagtaactccaaatatccttataaatatattttcgatCAGATGGTTTGTTACTGATCAAAAATCTAGTTTACGTCATTGGATTACTCATATTTGCCTGGTTGGTTTGCTGGAAAG GTATATTATCTTTCTGCGCAAAGTTTTTGTGTGCAAAAACTTAGAATCTATTAAGACACATAAGTTGATTTCACAAAGAAATGATTTGAGTTTACTGcattttttgtacatatttattggaACAGTGccacaaataatattacaaacttATGCCATCGTAACTTtagatgaaaattattatacgaAAG tatttgCTTTAACTGCGTCGATTGCCTCTGTTATTTGGGGTTGCGCTACATACATTTACAGTATTACAGCATTCTCTAGTGAGAACTTCAGTTGGTATTCAATACTACTCAAGCTAATATGGCACTTTGGAATGTTAATCGGGAGGATCCCCGGAATATTACTATTTGCTGTGATATTTGGAATATGGACATTGATACCTCTAG GTTTACATTGGTTTGCAATGACCTTTTGGATAGTTGTCCAGAAAACCACATTTTGCCCGAATAAATTAGAAGAAACTCTATACAATGTCGTCATGGGCTTTGTATATTGCTTTTGTTACATAAACTTACGAGAAGGCCACACAAGATATCGTTTGATGCTGTTTTACACTTTAATGATATCGCAAAATTTTGGGAGCTTGTTTTTGTATGTTCTTATTTCCGATACAGAGAGACAAAAGAAATCGTGGTCCATTGCAGCAGCTATCTGCATTATATTTGGAACAATAGTTG GCATTCTTTCCATGATATTATACTATAGATATTTTCATTCGACGGGACCGATTTCGTGGAAAAATGACGACATTGAATTGAACAACAAAGTCGCTGTACAAGAATCAAACAATAAAAGAGATCAGGGAACTGGATTGAACCATGTTCGATCATTTAAAAGCTCACGCAAAAATGAGGAATCCGATCCTAGTTCTAG CAAAGAAGTATCAACAGAGCAAGCTCAAAGACAAGAGAGTGATAACGCTGATAAGAAGTTCTTATTGGAACATTGGATAGCAAGATCTGGTACGCCGACTTTTACATCGGCACCAATTGGAAATAATAGCTTAGAGGCATCTAGTATAGAATTTTACACTGTTGAAAATACACCACAGTCTATTTTACAAGAAGAGGACTATAAACACAAGAATAACAAGAAGAGAGCTATTTGTTCTCCAACAGAATTAACATTGAAGCTAAGTTCTATGGAGAATTTAgaaagctcaatagacgaaatTACGTCGAGCAATTTAAATTTGCACAAAAGGAGAGGTATCTGTTCTTCTGATGCTTTGAGAGATAATCTAACTAATGTAAACCTGGATGTTTGCAATCTAGTAAACGAagaatttatgaaaatgttaaaaactGATAGCTCGGTGATCAGTCATGATACGGATGGTTCCAATAAAAAGACTTCTTCTGATTCTATCGACATGGATCTAGATTTAAGTTTTAGTGATATTAATAGTTCTGACATAAACACGTTTAACGAAAACATCGTACAAAAACTATGTTTGAGTGctctcaaaaatattaaagtcgGAAATCAAGATGCAGATATCGAAAACATACAAAGGATAGCGTTAGACATACTCAAGGAAATGTATGCTAAAAAGGATAAAAACAAGGTTGGTATTGGAACCGACTTATTCCCATCAAAACCACGAGAACTAGACACACCGACTGAAATATTATCAGTTCatgattatgaaaatatatgtgCCGTAAATATCGCCCGAGAAGCATGGGGTCTGCGGTCTTGGAATGGTTATTCCGATATAGAAAATTGGCTTCACGACGGAAGTGTAGTGAGAGATCGAAGAAGAGACACGTTGACATCAGGTAGCTCTGAAATAAGTAGCTGTGTTTCACAAGAATTGAAAAATGCAATTTTAGCTGCACCACCTTTTCCTAAGAAACCGCATACGTACTCAAATGTATTTGTGAAATTTGATAGAACAAATCAGGATGATTATGCCAATACATTAGTTTCACACGATGATACATTTTTAGCTAAGCCATGCATTGCGGACGTCAGTAAAGATCCAAATCATTTAGAACCTATAATGGAAGAGTTAGATGACTTAGGAGATATTGATCCGTCCAATAAGAAAAGACTGAACTCTGAAAGCTCTTTGGTTGCTACTATAGATGAAATTCGTAAATCGACAGCAACTAACTCTCCGCGAAATTTGTATTATAGACGAGAACATTTATGGGATTCACCTCAATTTAACACTTCGacaaaaattgatttaaaacaaGCCCTTTGGAAAGAGCCGTCCAAGTTTGACTCGAGTAACATAATGGAGGCTTTACCAGAAAAAGAGAACAGTATGAGTATTGCACAGAGAACGAAATttgataccataaaaaaagaacttaatGTTTCAAATGTATCATCAACATCGACAGAATCTCCCACCGGAGAAATTGTTACTGTTTACAATAAGAATACTAGACGTCGTCAGAAGTCAAACTCGAGTAATATAAAAGTACAAAGTAAGAAAATCAATACTAAACCCGAACAAAACCGGCATGATTTATCAAATAAGGACATCGACTTTTTATGGCAGTTGGTCTCAGAAAGCTCCGTTCCCAGTAATTCTACCGAAGATTGttcatcaaataaaatatcgaCATCTTTACAATCGCTGATTCAGAAAGATACTGCAATGCCAGTCGTTAACACTCCTACATCTAAAATATCGAATGTTAAGAAGGGAGCGAGAAGCAGGCCCCGACGAAAGTTCTCCATTTTAAGAGAACGATTTGAGCCTAGACTAAATTTAAATTCAGATGAAGAAATATTATACAGGTCTTGTGAAATCAATCAGCCCCAAACGGATTCCGGTGTTGtaaaagttaaaaatcagtTCGATGTTGATCAAGAAATAAGAACAATACCtcgaaaacaaaattatgacAATTCGTCATTTGAAACGAATGAGTTTCCGCCAAGTACTGCGGGATGCGACTTAATCATGTCCAAAAATATTAAGGAAAAACGATCTTTATTCATGAAACAAGTTTTGAGCCCACCAAAATTCAACACAAAATTAAGACATAAAGTGTGA
- the LOC118266325 gene encoding lipoma-preferred partner homolog — protein sequence MSRLDNIDALEKQLAELQMAKDLNTTGKVKKIPPAVPPKKKAQPQVPHSAVVSTICEPSYSAMIMPPASNNLTYRNPPPGNTRPHIHKDYANVNQLNLSSFNHSYRQNLPMPPKTYNATYSNVPPYRSNDNLPPVPPPPPPPPPPPSISISSSKPYNMHQNNEEYLPPPSPVSSNYSELVRATANLNYNQERPSYPPIYQNEFPEYGASQSSTYESLYEPINPRPHSNLSSQSNSLHNYRNNLSNTSKSPLHKEEEVDALTNMLVKSITDSQDLDVFGTCVKCDGKVIGESSGCTAMGNMYHVTCFCCHRCNVNLQGKPFYAVEGQPYCETDYYETLEKCSVCDMPILDRILRATGKPYHPNCFTCVVCGKSLDGIPFTVDAMNQIHCIEDFHKKFAPRCCVCELPIMPEEGEEETVRVVALDRSFHVRCYRCEDCGLLLSSESEGRGCYPLDDHILCRNCNAHRIRLLTNVMTTDL from the coding sequence ATGTCACGACTTGATAACATTGACGCACTGGAAAAGCAATTAGCTGAGTTACAAATGGCTAAAGATTTAAATACCACTGGAAAGGTAAAAAAGATACCACCAGCCGTGCCACCAAAAAAGAAGGCTCAACCGCAAGTTCCACACAGTGCTGTAGTAAGCACTATATGTGAGCCATCATATTCGGCTATGATTATGCCACCTGCAAGTAACAATTTGACGTATAGAAATCCACCTCCAGGCAATACTCGGCCTCATATTCATAAAGACTATGCCAATGTTAATCAGTTAAATCTGTCATCGTTTAACCATTCCTATAGGCAAAACTTGCCCATGCCGCCCAAGACTTATAACGCAACATACAGCAATGTACCGCCATATAGAAGCAATGATAACTTGCCTCCCGTGCCACCACCGCCACCGCCGCCACCTCCACCACCCTCAATCTCTATTTCATCATCGAAACCATATAACATGCATCAAAATAATGAAGAATATTTGCCACCGCCATCGCCTGTCAGTTCTAACTACAGTGAGTTAGTCAGAGCCACTGCAAACTTGAACTATAACCAAGAAAGGCCAAGTTATCCACCTATCTATCAGAATGAGTTTCCTGAATATGGAGCATCACAATCTTCAACTTATGAGTCACTTTATGAACCTATTAACCCACGCCCACACAGCAACTTGTCATCTCAGTCTAATTCACTGCACAACTACCGCAATAACTTGTCTAACACAAGCAAGTCACCACTTCACAAAGAAGAAGAAGTTGATGCACTTACTAATATGCTTGTGAAATCCATAACAGACAGTCAAGATTTAGATGTTTTTGGAACATGTGTCAAATGCGATGGGAAAGTAATTGGTGAGAGTTCTGGATGTACTGCAATGGGAAACATGTATCATGTCACCTGTTTCTGTTGCCATCGATGTAATGTAAACCTGCAAGGGAAGCCATTCTATGCTGTTGAAGGTCAGCCTTACTGTGAAACTGATTACTATGAAACCTTAGAAAAATGTTCCGTTTGTGACATGCCGATTCTAGACAGAATTCTACGAGCTACTGGGAAACCGTACCATCCCAACTGTTTCACTTGTGTTGTTTGTGGGAAGAGTCTTGATGGAATACCATTCACTGTTGATGCAATGAATCAAATTCATTGCATTGAAGATTTCCATAAGAAATTTGCTCCACGTTGTTGTGTTTGCGAATTGCCTATCATGCCAGAAGAAGGCGAAGAAGAGACTGTAAGAGTGGTGGCGTTGGATCGCAGCTTTCATGTAAGATGTTACAGATGTGAAGACTGTGGGTTACTACTGTCATCAGAATCAGAAGGCAGGGGATGTTATCCTCTGGATGATCACATCCTTTGCCGAAATTGTAACGCGCATCGTATCCGTCTCCTTACGAATGTTATGACTACTGATCTATAA
- the LOC118266469 gene encoding tRNA selenocysteine 1-associated protein 1, giving the protein MAMQCQLWMGSLEPNMTESFIMAAFNRMGQRPLAVKVMRNKFTGEPAGYAFVHFQTDEEAIDAMHKLNGKPIPGTFPVVRFRLNTASREARANMQQEREFSVWVGDLSPDVDDYSLYRIFASKYSSIKTAKVILDSSGYTKGYGFVRFGNEEEQRNALYAMNGYTGLGSKPLKICTAVPKPKCTTTPQNPSAPTTPNSTFNNGAEYNQYYDPSAYWQNYSAWSGYYGQGDQSAAPPQTVPVVDPAQVTAVKAQTDELALVEHKKVIDVDQLNQEFLDPELSLWDSLEESQWLPNEVVEAH; this is encoded by the exons ATGGCTATGCAATGCCAACTATGGATGGGCAGT CTGGAGCCCAATATGACGGAGAGCTTCATCATGGCTGCCTTCAACCGAATGGGACAGCGGCCGCTGGCTGTGAAAGTGATGCGAAACAAATTCACCGGAGAACCAGCTGGATATGCATTTGTGCACTTTCAG aCAGATGAAGAGGCAATAGATGCTATGCATAAATTAAATGGTAAACCAATCCCAGGAACATTTCCAGTAGTGCGATTCCGTCTAAACACTGCATCTAGGGAAGCTCGTGCAAACATGCAACAAGAGAGAGAATTCTCGGTGTGGGTCGGAGATCTCAGTCCCGATGTCGATGACTACTCACTGTACAGAATTTTCGCCTCAAAGTATTCTTCCATCAAAACCGCAAAAG TGATCTTAGACAGCTCAGGATACACAAAAGGCTATGGTTTCGTGAGGTTTGGAAACGAAGAGGAACAAAGGAATGCTTTATACGCAATGAATGGTTACACAGGACTTGGTTCTAAACCTTTAAAGATTTGTACCGCAGTGCCCAAACCCAAATGTACTACAACCCCACAGAATCCTTCGGCACCAACCACTCCCAATTCTACATTCAACAATGGGGCG GAGTACAATCAATACTATGATCCGTCTGCATACTGGCAGAACTACTCTGCGTGGTCTGGCTACTACGGGCAGGGAGACCAGAGCGCGGCGCCTCCGCAGACCGTGCCTGTAGTCGACCCCGCGCAAGTCACCGCTGTGAAGGCCCAGACTGATGAACTGGCTCTTGTTG aaCACAAGAAAGTTATCGACGTTGACCAACTAAACCAAGAGTTTTTGGACCCCGAGCTATCACTGTGGGACAGTCTTGAAGAGTCCCAATGGCTACCCAACGAGGTGGTAGAAGCGCATTAG